In Halapricum desulfuricans, a single window of DNA contains:
- a CDS encoding translation initiation factor eIF-1A: MSNESQRKNLRMPSDKQVFAVVTRHEGGNHVRLQCQDGETRMGRIPGRMKYRTWINEGDVVIAEPWDWQDEKANVEWRYDEQDAQQLRQEGHIE, encoded by the coding sequence ATGAGCAACGAATCACAGCGCAAGAATTTGCGAATGCCGTCAGACAAGCAAGTATTTGCCGTCGTCACACGACACGAGGGTGGCAACCACGTCCGACTCCAGTGTCAGGACGGCGAGACGCGAATGGGGCGAATCCCCGGACGGATGAAGTACCGGACCTGGATCAACGAGGGCGACGTCGTCATCGCCGAACCGTGGGACTGGCAGGACGAGAAGGCCAACGTCGAGTGGCGTTACGACGAGCAGGACGCCCAGCAGCTCCGGCAGGAAGGCCACATCGAGTAG
- a CDS encoding thioredoxin family protein, with protein sequence MVSLDTDDYRLERGDEAPAFELTGTDGRDYTLDDFGDFEALLVVFTCNHCPYAKAKMDELNYLAETHDDLAVVGINPNDAEEYPDDSFERMQELVEDGTVAYDAYLRDGSQEIAAAYGAVCTPDPFLFGNEDGTFRLAYHGRIDDALNPDDEPTDYEMREHVEAVLSGEDVDAEDKPSRGCSIKWTDGNEPDYFEA encoded by the coding sequence ATGGTTTCGCTCGATACCGACGACTACCGACTCGAACGCGGCGACGAAGCACCGGCGTTCGAACTGACCGGCACGGACGGCCGGGACTACACCCTCGACGACTTCGGGGACTTCGAGGCGCTGCTCGTGGTCTTCACCTGCAATCACTGCCCGTACGCCAAAGCGAAGATGGACGAACTCAACTACCTCGCAGAGACCCACGACGACCTCGCGGTCGTCGGGATCAATCCGAACGACGCCGAGGAGTACCCCGACGACTCCTTCGAGCGCATGCAGGAACTGGTCGAGGACGGCACCGTCGCCTACGACGCCTACCTCCGTGACGGCTCACAGGAGATCGCAGCGGCCTACGGCGCGGTCTGTACGCCCGATCCGTTCCTGTTCGGAAACGAGGACGGGACCTTCCGGCTGGCCTATCACGGCCGGATCGACGACGCGCTGAATCCCGACGACGAGCCGACCGACTACGAGATGCGCGAGCACGTCGAAGCGGTGCTGTCGGGCGAAGACGTCGACGCCGAGGACAAGCCCTCCCGCGGCTGTTCGATCAAGTGGACGGACGGCAACGAGCCAGACTACTTCGAGGCCTGA
- a CDS encoding DUF7266 family protein, producing the protein MTDSRRRGGTNIESVRGDNRGLSTPVTHVLTIGITGVLLVLLLSTANGFLTDQQEYAAQDELNTIGNRLADDIQKVVALSEQGGSVTVTVEHPDAIAGNEYRVSYENTSGACAGVTDTCLAMSVVGQDVSQIVPLSVPSDVSADLTRSGSEFILTATKTSGGSSSGAVVPMTRTMRIGVGQDIDRNKYGEVIDPTNRPPIPKFTFSPDFPESGTPVYFDAADSCDPDGTIVDYEWHIDGSLEHSGSETYSTSLSPGKHNVTLQVEDDEGARSTQTRLMRVSGLAYNDDFTSGAGGGSRCGGVGTTFSVTNEWGDAARVTHLSINPAADVKNINKLEYKNGSEIAFDTDGDGVWDREYEFGSIDLRDKPDGTIVRLRSAEGEFDNDPVVIDPSETVTVSMCKYKGGGNVEDTAVGLRYWVNGATNRTVVDPERGYVSSYDVEAVSDDIVVSFDSTRQLGSLNADIDSGEEIELTVYGEPNSGSVKSNSVTLDDADSGSGTVTFSGINKDADTFWIEAELRSLSPKRSPELQGVVLEEGS; encoded by the coding sequence ATGACCGACAGCAGACGACGCGGGGGAACTAACATCGAGTCAGTACGGGGGGACAATCGCGGGCTCTCGACGCCCGTCACACACGTCTTGACGATCGGGATCACCGGCGTCTTGCTGGTACTACTGTTAAGTACGGCCAATGGATTTCTCACCGATCAACAGGAGTACGCAGCTCAGGACGAATTGAATACGATCGGGAATCGATTGGCTGACGACATTCAGAAAGTTGTCGCGTTGAGTGAACAGGGGGGATCAGTCACGGTGACTGTCGAGCACCCGGACGCAATCGCCGGCAACGAATACAGGGTGTCGTACGAGAACACCTCGGGGGCCTGTGCTGGTGTGACCGACACCTGTCTCGCTATGTCTGTGGTTGGCCAAGACGTCTCACAGATAGTACCGCTTTCGGTCCCTTCGGACGTATCCGCTGACCTGACGCGCTCGGGCTCGGAGTTCATACTCACAGCAACGAAGACGAGCGGCGGGAGCAGTAGCGGCGCCGTCGTGCCGATGACGCGAACGATGCGGATCGGTGTCGGGCAAGACATCGATCGCAACAAGTACGGCGAGGTGATCGATCCGACGAACCGACCCCCTATCCCGAAGTTCACGTTTTCTCCTGATTTCCCAGAGAGTGGAACTCCGGTGTACTTCGACGCGGCAGACAGCTGCGACCCGGACGGAACGATCGTCGATTACGAGTGGCACATCGACGGTTCGCTCGAACACTCGGGGAGCGAGACGTACAGCACATCGCTGTCGCCCGGAAAGCACAACGTGACCTTACAGGTCGAGGACGACGAGGGTGCACGATCGACCCAGACGCGCCTGATGCGTGTTTCGGGTCTGGCGTATAACGACGACTTTACTTCCGGAGCCGGTGGCGGAAGTAGGTGTGGCGGCGTCGGTACCACATTCAGTGTGACCAACGAGTGGGGAGACGCTGCTAGAGTGACGCATCTAAGCATCAACCCGGCAGCTGACGTCAAGAACATAAACAAGCTCGAGTACAAGAACGGAAGTGAGATCGCATTCGATACAGACGGCGATGGCGTCTGGGACAGGGAGTATGAGTTCGGGTCGATCGACTTACGGGACAAACCGGACGGGACGATCGTTCGACTCCGGAGTGCTGAGGGCGAGTTCGATAATGACCCGGTTGTGATTGACCCCTCTGAGACGGTCACTGTCAGTATGTGTAAATACAAGGGCGGCGGCAATGTAGAAGACACAGCAGTTGGCCTCCGCTATTGGGTGAATGGTGCGACTAACCGAACAGTGGTGGATCCTGAGCGGGGATACGTTTCGAGCTACGACGTTGAAGCAGTCAGTGATGATATCGTCGTCAGTTTCGACTCGACTCGCCAGCTGGGCTCACTGAACGCCGACATCGACAGCGGCGAGGAAATCGAATTGACTGTCTACGGGGAGCCGAACAGCGGCAGTGTCAAGTCTAATTCGGTAACCCTCGATGACGCCGATTCCGGTTCCGGGACGGTGACGTTCTCGGGGATTAACAAAGACGCCGACACGTTCTGGATCGAGGCCGAGTTACGTTCACTGTCGCCCAAGCGTAGTCCCGAGTTGCAGGGCGTCGTTCTGGAGGAGGGTTCGTAA
- a CDS encoding DUF7261 family protein — translation MTSCQFSSRGQLLLVGAVALAVIILGLSVVVNTVLFTENVGTGEDRVESSEISEFTFESQKDVRSLLLRINHANETRNTPELDESVHSHVANYSDGMARMYASSGSTFVDVSYNQTLTTATRIVQSSDRNFTYSSSGATVSNWSFTNDRVDIGWFVVNVDLRNTSGEHTTIKVNGESEAISYQLNRSDGGNGADLRVQTTDSAGGADTTTCESTGGRVLLDLRSGKAFASECTFRGVETLSPPYSVNVSNGDNIEGQYDLAVDTEWSNGSTDDYSACSPGDPGPCLSPIVWKGQVDLTYRSDQTDFTTTRNVSVYGS, via the coding sequence GTGACCTCCTGTCAGTTCTCGTCACGCGGGCAGTTGTTGCTCGTGGGCGCAGTCGCACTCGCAGTTATTATCCTCGGGTTGTCGGTCGTCGTCAACACCGTACTGTTCACTGAGAACGTCGGTACAGGCGAGGACCGCGTCGAATCATCCGAGATCAGTGAGTTCACGTTCGAATCTCAGAAGGATGTGCGATCCCTCCTGCTTCGGATCAACCACGCCAATGAGACGAGGAACACTCCCGAACTGGACGAGAGCGTCCACAGCCACGTCGCCAACTACAGTGATGGGATGGCTCGCATGTATGCGTCGTCCGGTTCGACATTCGTCGACGTGTCGTACAACCAGACGCTCACCACAGCAACGAGGATCGTACAGAGCAGTGATCGGAACTTCACGTATTCGAGTAGCGGAGCAACGGTCTCAAATTGGTCGTTCACCAACGATCGAGTCGATATCGGCTGGTTCGTGGTCAACGTCGATTTGCGAAACACGAGTGGCGAACACACGACTATCAAAGTCAACGGGGAGAGCGAAGCGATCTCGTACCAACTCAACCGTTCGGACGGCGGGAACGGGGCCGACTTGCGGGTGCAGACAACAGATAGTGCTGGCGGTGCTGATACAACTACTTGCGAGTCGACCGGTGGCCGAGTGTTGCTGGATCTGCGGAGTGGTAAAGCGTTTGCCAGCGAGTGTACGTTCCGCGGGGTCGAGACGCTGTCTCCGCCGTACTCCGTCAACGTCTCGAACGGTGACAACATCGAGGGGCAGTACGATCTGGCGGTCGACACGGAGTGGTCAAACGGGAGTACGGATGATTATTCAGCGTGTTCACCAGGGGATCCCGGCCCCTGTCTGTCACCGATTGTCTGGAAGGGGCAAGTCGATTTGACCTATCGATCTGATCAGACTGACTTCACTACGACGAGAAACGTTTCGGTCTACGGATCATGA
- a CDS encoding type II/IV secretion system ATPase subunit codes for MAIDDTDGGESEATRSDRDRLLQNVSAGGGYDWTDFRHEFHDGGRFDRSKYLGFDPHHTGDRLEDGATAAETLNQYWESFLDVESTPVTRGRYLWEHFKQEYYYERDGEPPRDGDGNRIPFEPEEYLGFDPDETEQRLHEAGDDARVLKDIVDERTVDVNEGLEEDEFFSTTEGHTTVVNRYDLEKAVPMEKKKHFDEVERYWVNKPYACAIVFHSRKENERKYYVVQPYLNPIEEDIGDFLAKKLRTAIKYADDEAAIDGTQAERANVIQRETEQLLDRYDLYSGPTTNGVGQFGKLKKLLGMDVEASDSSGELEGIKARPEPAVLDDDPKTLTEYQVEKLLYYLKRDFIGYSKIDPIKHDINVEDISCDGYNSRVFVYHTEYENIITNVEHGREELDDFVVKLAQRSGKGISKRQPQVDATLPDGSRAQLTLGKEVSDHGTNYTIRQFKDVPFTPIDLINWNTFNLDEMAFLWLCIENNKSMIFAGGTASGKTTSLNAISLFIPSNSKIVSIEDTREVELPQRNWVASVTRPSFGQDDTGDVDEFDLLEAALRQRPDYIVMGEVRGEEGRTLFQVMSTGHTTYTTFHADSVGEVIKRFTTDPINVSKTLFTALDLVSIQTQTRVGGSKVRRNKTLTEINEYTPENDEINVRDVYQWQADTDQFIQMGNSNTLEEIKFDRGWDQDRLDEELFKRKVVLAYLIENGLNTYTEVAATLQAFINDPDAIMTLIANDQLARSLEDLREMESVQIEVDAEKEELVPRPDPGDETLEEAEEILDNANPLFRQLRSAETPDIVKALTGVETQEDITVDETSEKTDFGQFVPKAGVEASEEE; via the coding sequence ATGGCAATCGATGACACTGACGGGGGAGAGAGTGAGGCGACTCGCTCCGACAGAGACCGGCTGTTGCAGAACGTCAGTGCCGGGGGTGGGTACGACTGGACTGACTTCAGGCATGAGTTTCACGACGGTGGCCGTTTCGACCGGAGCAAGTATCTCGGGTTCGATCCCCATCATACGGGGGACCGACTCGAAGACGGGGCTACGGCCGCCGAGACGCTCAACCAGTACTGGGAATCGTTTCTCGACGTCGAATCGACCCCGGTCACCAGAGGCAGGTATCTCTGGGAGCATTTCAAGCAGGAGTACTACTACGAACGCGACGGCGAACCGCCGCGGGACGGCGACGGGAACAGGATCCCGTTCGAACCCGAGGAGTATCTCGGGTTCGACCCCGACGAGACCGAACAGCGACTTCACGAGGCCGGAGACGACGCACGGGTGCTGAAAGATATCGTCGACGAACGCACGGTCGACGTCAACGAGGGCCTCGAGGAGGACGAGTTCTTCTCGACGACAGAGGGTCACACGACAGTCGTCAATCGGTACGATCTGGAGAAGGCCGTCCCGATGGAAAAGAAAAAGCACTTCGACGAGGTCGAACGGTACTGGGTCAACAAACCCTACGCCTGTGCGATCGTCTTCCACTCCCGAAAGGAAAACGAGCGCAAGTACTACGTCGTCCAGCCGTACCTGAACCCGATCGAAGAGGACATCGGGGACTTTCTGGCGAAGAAACTCCGGACAGCGATCAAGTACGCCGACGACGAGGCCGCTATCGACGGGACGCAGGCCGAGCGCGCGAACGTGATCCAGCGCGAGACAGAGCAGTTGCTTGATCGGTACGATCTCTACAGCGGCCCGACGACCAACGGCGTCGGCCAGTTCGGCAAACTCAAGAAGTTGCTGGGGATGGACGTCGAGGCCAGCGACTCCTCGGGCGAACTCGAAGGCATCAAAGCCCGTCCGGAGCCGGCGGTCCTCGACGACGATCCGAAAACGCTCACGGAGTACCAGGTCGAGAAACTCCTGTACTACCTCAAGCGTGACTTCATCGGGTACTCGAAGATCGACCCGATCAAACACGACATCAACGTCGAAGACATCTCCTGTGACGGATACAACTCCCGTGTGTTCGTCTACCACACCGAGTACGAGAACATCATCACAAACGTCGAACACGGCCGCGAGGAACTCGACGACTTCGTGGTGAAACTCGCACAGCGATCGGGCAAAGGCATCTCGAAACGCCAGCCGCAGGTCGACGCGACCCTGCCGGACGGTTCGCGTGCACAGCTCACGCTCGGCAAGGAAGTCTCGGATCACGGGACCAACTACACGATCCGTCAGTTCAAGGACGTCCCGTTCACGCCGATCGACCTCATCAACTGGAACACCTTTAACCTCGACGAGATGGCGTTCCTCTGGCTGTGCATCGAGAACAACAAGTCGATGATCTTCGCTGGGGGTACCGCCTCGGGGAAGACGACCAGCCTGAACGCCATCTCGCTTTTCATTCCCAGCAACTCCAAGATCGTCTCCATCGAAGACACCCGCGAGGTCGAACTGCCACAGCGCAACTGGGTCGCTTCGGTGACCCGTCCTTCGTTCGGACAGGACGATACCGGCGATGTCGACGAGTTCGATCTGCTGGAAGCCGCACTCCGTCAGCGACCGGACTACATCGTCATGGGTGAGGTCCGCGGTGAGGAGGGTCGGACGCTGTTTCAGGTCATGTCGACCGGACACACGACCTACACCACGTTCCACGCCGACTCGGTCGGCGAGGTCATCAAGCGGTTCACGACCGATCCGATCAACGTCTCGAAGACGCTGTTCACGGCGCTGGATCTGGTATCGATCCAGACCCAGACCCGTGTCGGCGGCTCGAAAGTCAGGCGCAACAAGACGTTGACGGAAATCAACGAATACACGCCGGAAAACGACGAGATCAACGTCAGAGACGTCTACCAGTGGCAGGCCGACACGGACCAGTTCATCCAGATGGGCAACTCAAACACCCTCGAGGAGATCAAGTTCGACCGCGGGTGGGATCAGGATCGCCTCGACGAGGAACTGTTCAAGCGAAAGGTCGTGCTGGCGTATCTCATCGAGAACGGGCTCAACACCTACACGGAGGTCGCCGCGACGCTGCAGGCGTTCATCAACGATCCGGACGCGATCATGACGCTAATCGCCAACGACCAGCTCGCACGGAGCCTCGAGGACTTGCGGGAGATGGAGTCGGTCCAGATCGAGGTCGACGCCGAAAAGGAGGAGCTGGTGCCGCGGCCGGACCCCGGCGACGAAACCCTCGAGGAGGCAGAAGAGATCCTGGACAACGCCAACCCGCTGTTCCGACAGCTGCGCTCGGCCGAGACGCCCGACATCGTCAAAGCGCTGACTGGCGTCGAAACTCAGGAGGATATCACGGTCGACGAAACGAGTGAAAAGACGGATTTCGGTCAGTTCGTTCCGAAGGCCGGTGTGGAGGCATCTGAGGAAGAATGA
- a CDS encoding DUF7288 family protein produces the protein MTALLYALQAVTITPTTGGTVDQGVRTEIKQQAEDILTVSGSNDTGHLSELARNWSQRRQTFYGAVNPRIGYGTEQLPGPLGTMLNETFDERDRMYNVEMRYLPKNQSDGIQRTVIASRGTPADSAVVASYRITLYDNMTLTSPTAGSAELWQYDTYPTRNPVDGKSGYYPVPNAVPGPVYNIVEIRVIVW, from the coding sequence TTGACCGCGCTGTTATACGCGCTTCAGGCAGTTACGATCACGCCGACAACAGGAGGAACAGTCGATCAGGGTGTCCGAACGGAGATCAAACAGCAGGCCGAAGACATCCTCACAGTCTCCGGCAGTAACGACACCGGTCATCTCTCGGAACTCGCTCGCAACTGGTCACAGCGTCGGCAAACGTTCTACGGGGCAGTGAATCCACGGATCGGGTACGGGACCGAACAGCTACCGGGTCCACTGGGGACGATGCTAAACGAGACGTTCGACGAACGCGATCGGATGTACAACGTCGAGATGCGGTACCTGCCGAAGAATCAGTCCGATGGGATACAACGAACGGTTATCGCATCCAGAGGGACACCCGCGGACAGCGCAGTCGTCGCGTCGTATCGGATCACTCTCTACGATAACATGACGCTGACGTCGCCGACTGCCGGGTCAGCGGAGTTGTGGCAGTACGACACGTACCCGACCCGGAATCCGGTCGACGGGAAAAGCGGGTATTATCCGGTCCCGAACGCCGTTCCCGGACCGGTCTACAATATCGTCGAAATACGGGTGATCGTCTGGTGA
- a CDS encoding helix-turn-helix transcriptional regulator, with product MSTSSAEDDLSEDERRGLELIRQSGGIHQSDFWKELDVSSRKGSRIVESLDEEDLIDREETVYNGHNTYYLTPKARDLDFSLLMAGDMLSPFIGDEEVNPQSDAFTQWIMNLAYEE from the coding sequence ATGAGCACGTCATCGGCCGAGGACGACCTCTCTGAGGACGAGCGACGCGGTCTTGAACTTATTCGCCAGTCAGGAGGGATTCATCAGAGCGATTTCTGGAAGGAACTGGATGTCAGCTCTCGAAAGGGCAGTCGGATCGTCGAGTCGCTCGACGAGGAAGACCTGATCGACCGCGAAGAGACCGTCTACAACGGCCACAACACCTATTATCTCACGCCGAAGGCGAGAGATCTGGACTTCTCGCTGCTGATGGCTGGAGACATGCTGTCACCGTTTATCGGTGACGAGGAAGTCAATCCACAGAGCGATGCCTTCACGCAGTGGATCATGAACCTGGCGTACGAGGAGTGA
- a CDS encoding vWA domain-containing protein, with protein MSRRKRGSMWGDERAVSELIGAVIIVGLVLTGSVLVVYFGTNVIDETRQGQSDESAEIGIQEIDSRLSTLSTSSAATTTSFEIGSNIEGDAYLVENEGYLNLTVNTRSTCSVQEPLDSVRIERDDGQIVAYEAGGTWIKSPDGGAIYNTAPDVSYRNGTVDISLLNLTGRVSEGANQAVTDVNTSRRDSKSAVNTVLQGECVRPDNVTLRIQSDFYRGWADYLETETGLEPNASPAPGDSYLRVDDATQTVTVYLNQSSLPRRTNDEINNVVNVTGSDYMDEVTISDNGILIDKGVNNTYTVYSEPISERPEIGTVRRVTQADNVTRPPLDVVFVVDESGSMAWSAADDSKAKYEAVRDAMRDFTTYLDSNMDRVGLVGYNQYHTGDIVDDGGVYYFLDEEYREINEGSNRGAIYRTNRRMLTTDFVEFNRSTVTETEAVGGTYSAGGMKKASSLLNLRSDESRNRVVVMLTDGKNTGSDQWYIGDDTFDRSNSATIELARRMNRTGMTTYTIGFADDENSVNKTFLRNTADAGGGEYYFATDSEELEDVFSSIAERVSSTKQVGHYGVTTNLSTDDTVHPPQITGDISRIATATADGKEWLNVNDPTAPSTFSHAFAVSGGDMVKFTATKYSCDKWVGTGQTEVINGSSIPVTRCAEMNTTDPTVIDSDNVTVFTNDNSTGFNDELNNTKSAEWQTNLTEALDEYGGLYDESSKELTLNSNEVLVLYDFPDEKHTDNRMLLLYSVGLSEEEARPTGVIDIDIDNVEISN; from the coding sequence ATGAGCAGGCGGAAAAGAGGGTCAATGTGGGGAGACGAACGCGCGGTTTCGGAGCTTATCGGTGCCGTCATCATTGTTGGACTCGTGCTGACAGGGTCAGTACTCGTCGTTTACTTCGGGACGAACGTGATCGACGAGACGAGACAGGGCCAGAGCGACGAGTCAGCTGAAATCGGGATTCAGGAAATCGATTCGCGTTTGAGCACGCTGTCGACCTCCAGTGCGGCGACGACAACCAGTTTCGAGATAGGATCGAATATCGAAGGCGACGCCTATCTCGTCGAAAACGAGGGATACCTCAACCTGACAGTCAACACGCGCAGCACGTGTTCCGTGCAGGAGCCACTTGATTCTGTGCGCATCGAGCGCGATGACGGGCAAATCGTGGCCTACGAAGCCGGAGGGACGTGGATCAAAAGTCCCGACGGCGGTGCGATTTACAATACGGCCCCGGACGTGTCCTACAGGAACGGGACGGTCGACATCTCGCTGTTGAACCTCACTGGTCGCGTCAGCGAAGGCGCCAATCAAGCAGTCACGGATGTCAACACGTCTCGACGCGACAGCAAGAGCGCCGTCAATACGGTGTTGCAGGGCGAGTGTGTCCGCCCGGACAACGTAACGCTCCGCATTCAGAGTGATTTCTATCGAGGATGGGCGGACTATCTGGAGACCGAGACCGGACTTGAGCCGAACGCATCGCCGGCACCGGGTGACAGTTATCTGCGTGTCGACGACGCCACGCAGACGGTCACCGTCTATCTGAACCAGAGTTCGCTCCCGCGGCGGACGAACGACGAGATCAACAACGTCGTCAACGTGACTGGTTCGGACTACATGGATGAGGTGACGATCTCCGACAATGGAATCCTGATCGACAAGGGCGTCAACAACACGTACACTGTCTACAGCGAACCGATCTCTGAGCGGCCCGAGATCGGCACTGTCCGCAGGGTGACCCAGGCGGATAACGTGACTCGGCCGCCGCTCGACGTTGTTTTCGTCGTCGACGAGTCGGGGTCGATGGCTTGGAGCGCTGCAGACGACTCGAAGGCCAAATACGAAGCCGTTCGGGACGCAATGAGAGACTTCACAACGTATCTCGACAGCAATATGGATCGTGTAGGTCTCGTAGGGTACAATCAGTACCACACTGGTGACATTGTCGATGACGGGGGAGTATATTACTTTCTCGATGAAGAGTACCGAGAAATAAATGAGGGGTCAAACCGAGGAGCGATATATCGAACCAATCGTCGGATGCTAACGACAGACTTTGTCGAATTCAATCGTTCGACTGTCACTGAAACCGAGGCAGTCGGTGGTACGTACTCAGCAGGTGGGATGAAAAAAGCGTCGAGCCTTCTTAATCTCAGGAGTGACGAAAGCCGAAACCGGGTCGTGGTAATGCTCACCGATGGGAAGAACACCGGAAGTGATCAGTGGTATATCGGGGACGATACTTTCGACAGGAGCAACAGCGCGACGATTGAGCTCGCCAGACGAATGAACCGGACGGGGATGACTACCTACACTATCGGATTTGCCGATGACGAAAATAGCGTTAACAAAACCTTCCTGAGAAACACTGCCGACGCGGGCGGTGGTGAGTACTACTTCGCAACAGACAGTGAGGAACTTGAAGATGTCTTCTCTTCGATCGCCGAGCGCGTTTCGAGCACCAAACAGGTCGGCCACTACGGTGTGACCACGAATCTCTCCACTGACGATACTGTACATCCGCCACAGATTACTGGTGACATCAGCAGAATTGCAACTGCGACCGCGGATGGTAAGGAGTGGCTGAACGTCAACGATCCCACGGCACCGTCGACATTTAGCCACGCCTTCGCCGTCAGTGGCGGGGATATGGTCAAATTCACGGCCACCAAGTACAGCTGTGACAAGTGGGTCGGGACTGGACAGACGGAGGTCATTAACGGTTCATCTATCCCCGTCACGCGGTGTGCAGAGATGAACACAACCGACCCGACTGTTATCGACAGTGACAACGTTACCGTGTTCACGAACGACAACTCCACAGGTTTCAACGATGAGCTCAACAACACGAAGTCGGCCGAGTGGCAAACCAATCTCACCGAAGCGCTTGATGAGTACGGCGGCCTCTACGACGAGTCGTCCAAAGAACTGACTCTCAATAGCAACGAGGTGCTGGTACTGTACGACTTCCCGGACGAGAAACACACCGACAACCGGATGTTGCTGCTCTACAGCGTCGGTCTCTCCGAAGAGGAGGCACGCCCGACTGGCGTAATTGACATCGACATCGACAACGTCGAGATATCGAACTAA
- a CDS encoding DUF7289 family protein: MSDVVGFVLMFGIILTSVGLVATFGLSELESFNENQQLNNAERTFDLITRSFTELEESQATTRTDAIDLSGGSLTLSPSSSATVNVTADSGKTYTESFPLNALVYESNDVRIGYESGALFRVQERSDAGLITSGPGFVCSDGTAILSFVTLEGDTERQIGGEGTLRVTGRLADQTLLYPVSSSGTGNASTVDTIEVELTFSGESRAREWANYFENADGDWTVTGESDTSVTVQCGASTDLDSVYIRRSIISIAYS, from the coding sequence GTGAGTGATGTCGTCGGATTCGTGTTGATGTTCGGGATCATCCTCACGTCGGTTGGACTCGTCGCGACGTTCGGGCTGTCGGAGCTCGAGTCGTTCAACGAGAACCAGCAACTGAACAACGCCGAACGGACCTTCGATCTGATCACTCGGTCATTCACCGAACTTGAGGAAAGTCAGGCAACAACTCGAACTGATGCAATCGATCTCAGCGGCGGGTCGCTCACGCTCTCGCCATCGTCCTCAGCTACTGTGAACGTCACAGCGGACTCCGGCAAGACGTATACCGAGTCGTTCCCGCTCAACGCGCTTGTCTACGAGAGCAACGATGTCCGGATCGGGTACGAGAGTGGCGCACTGTTTCGCGTTCAAGAGCGATCAGATGCTGGACTCATCACCAGCGGTCCCGGCTTCGTCTGTTCGGACGGGACAGCGATCCTTTCGTTCGTAACCCTCGAAGGCGATACTGAGCGGCAGATCGGCGGCGAGGGGACGCTCCGAGTCACCGGCCGACTGGCAGACCAGACGCTGCTCTATCCCGTCTCGTCTTCGGGAACCGGCAACGCTTCGACGGTCGATACGATCGAGGTGGAATTGACGTTCTCCGGTGAGAGTCGTGCCAGAGAGTGGGCTAATTACTTCGAGAACGCGGATGGTGACTGGACGGTCACGGGAGAGTCCGATACGTCGGTAACGGTTCAGTGTGGCGCGAGCACTGATCTCGATAGCGTGTATATTCGTCGGTCAATCATCTCGATTGCATATTCATAG
- a CDS encoding DUF7287 family protein, whose protein sequence is MARGRLLTDERGQTLQDFAVGIGVFLVVFIFVLSLFPGLLSPFQSAAGGAERAQAEQVTTQMVENLSEGSDLHHLNETRLWRVLDQSESDLRDRYGLPRTTNINITVETLSGEKTINGTDNSFYDRQVATSARIVTVEGYSPACRLVVRVW, encoded by the coding sequence ATGGCACGGGGACGACTCCTGACTGACGAACGGGGACAGACACTGCAGGACTTCGCCGTTGGAATCGGCGTCTTCCTCGTGGTGTTCATATTCGTGTTATCGCTGTTTCCCGGGCTGTTGAGTCCTTTTCAATCCGCTGCCGGCGGTGCCGAACGGGCACAGGCAGAACAGGTGACAACCCAGATGGTCGAGAACTTGTCGGAGGGATCGGATCTACACCACCTCAACGAGACGCGGCTGTGGAGAGTTCTCGATCAGTCGGAAAGCGACTTGCGCGATCGATACGGACTCCCACGGACGACGAATATCAATATCACTGTCGAGACGCTCAGCGGGGAGAAAACGATCAACGGCACAGACAATTCGTTCTACGACAGACAAGTCGCAACGTCGGCACGAATAGTCACAGTTGAGGGATATTCTCCAGCATGTCGACTCGTTGTCCGAGTGTGGTAA